A window of Methanobacterium sp. genomic DNA:
CTATTTCCGTTAGAGAACAAGTAAAATATATCTTTCGTCTCTTCCATAACTTTTATAAAGTTCAAGTATTTCCTTCGTTTCAGGTAATGATAGAGTAAGTGTCCATTGGGATGTGTTGATCCATCCATTATCATATATCGCCAAAGATCTATTCCAAATCCTAATGGTAAATCATTCTTAATAAGCTCTTCTTTACCATAGGTAACTATTACAGCTTTATACTTCTTAATTGCCTTTTCAAATTCAGATTCTACTATCTTGAGTTCTTTATTATAATCAACCGCATACCATTCTCTATTTGTTTTTCGAAAGTCATCCACATCTTTAAAAGGAATCTGATTTTTAATACTTTCAAGCTTATCCGCAGAGAATGATATCCAACGTGTCAAATGTGCAATAACATCTTTATAGCTCCAATCTTCATATGAACTGCTTTTTGAATTTTCAGAATTGCATACTGTGATAAACTCAAGGACATTCTTATGTGTTCTATCAATTTCAAGGTTAATTCTTGCCAGATCAGGGATCATTTTTTTCTCCTAATATCTGTGCGCTAGCGTCCACCTAACAGCGCCTTGACCATTAACGCGTCAATTGGCGTGCTTTTTGCGCCTGCTTGGATATTCTAGCTTTCACTCTTACGCAAAAAGTGTGACAGTAGCGTTGTCATGGTTAAAGCCGTTGTTAGGCCCATGCTCACCATATATATGGTATCATTCTATACTTTACTTTTTCTTTATATTCCTTATACCCTTTCAGTTCCTTTTCCAATACCTTCTCTTCGTTCTTTATCCGTATCGTTAGTAAGAATGGCAGTAGTACCCCAGGAATCAATCCAACATAAGATCCTAATACTAGCGATGTACTCATATAGAATACGCTCATAGCCATATACATAGGATGTCGTACTATACTATACATCCCTATATCTACTACTTTCTGTGCTTCCTCTACTTCTATAACCCTTGATGCATATCTATTCTCTTTCATTACCCGCAGCATCAATAGATAGCTTATAATGAATAGAAGTTCTGCTATGCCTACGACTACAAGAGGAACCCGAGACCAAGAATACCTATAATCCAGGCCAGGTAATATAAATATTCCTAATATCAATAGTGATGAGAACACTATGAATACAACTTGTGTCGATTCTTTTTCCCGAGAACGTAGTCTTCTTTCTAAAAGCTTTGGGTCGTATTTATACATCCATATAAAGCCATATGATATTAATGCTAGAATGGTTGTGAGATAGAGCCATCCATTCCAAAAGGAAAAACTACCCGCAGGAAAGAATACAAATATTCCAATAAGCACTATTCCAAGAACTAAGCGAACAATACTTTTCTTAACTAGACCAGCAAGCTCTTGTTTCATATTTGCATCCTTGTTTAATAGGATATTTCTTATATTGGACCTAACATACGCCTGACCTGCAACCCGAGACTGGCGCACAATCTGCTACGAACGAA
This region includes:
- a CDS encoding ClbS/DfsB family four-helix bundle protein; its protein translation is MIPDLARINLEIDRTHKNVLEFITVCNSENSKSSSYEDWSYKDVIAHLTRWISFSADKLESIKNQIPFKDVDDFRKTNREWYAVDYNKELKIVESEFEKAIKKYKAVIVTYGKEELIKNDLPLGFGIDLWRYMIMDGSTHPNGHLLYHYLKRRKYLNFIKVMEETKDIFYLFSNGNSKVYSFVEYKDKAGMVKNRLEELSKAYNDNDILKKVMEANQ
- a CDS encoding isoprenylcysteine carboxylmethyltransferase family protein, giving the protein MKQELAGLVKKSIVRLVLGIVLIGIFVFFPAGSFSFWNGWLYLTTILALISYGFIWMYKYDPKLLERRLRSREKESTQVVFIVFSSLLILGIFILPGLDYRYSWSRVPLVVVGIAELLFIISYLLMLRVMKENRYASRVIEVEEAQKVVDIGMYSIVRHPMYMAMSVFYMSTSLVLGSYVGLIPGVLLPFLLTIRIKNEEKVLEKELKGYKEYKEKVKYRMIPYIW